Within Flavobacteriales bacterium, the genomic segment ACAACGACATCATACCAATTGAACTTGAAGCTGATGAATTGCAATTGGTGATGAGCTACGTAGAAAAACATCCTGACGCTAATATTGACATTGATATTGAAACGCAATCGGTAAAGATCTACAACGGTGACTTTTCGTTTCAGAAAACGTTCGCGATAGATCCATTGAAAAAGAAATTCATCATGGAAGATATAAGCGAATTAGAATATTTATTGAGTATCAAAAAAGATGTGCAAGCATTTGAAGAATTGAACATATTATGAAAAAGCAAATAGCAGTAATTCACGGCGATGGAATTGGGCCTGAAATCGTGAATCAAGCAATCAAGGTGATGAATTCAATTGCCTTTCGATTCGAGCATGATTTCAAATACATTCCTGTTGACATGGGTGCTTGCGCCATTGAAAGGTATGGTGTACCAATTACAGACAAAGATCTTGAAATTTGTGCGTCTAGCGATGCCGTTCTTTTAGGTGCGATTGGAGATCCAAAATACGACAACGATCCGACGTTAACCGTTCGACCTGAACAGGGACTTTTGAAATTAAGACAGCATTTAGGCCTGTTCTGTAATATTCGCCCAATAGAAACGTACGATTTAATTTCTAACAGTTCTCCTTTAAAAAATCACTTGTTGACAGATGTTGATTTTGTGATTTACCGTGAACTTATTGGTGGGATTTATTTCGGTGAGAAAAAATTAAACGAAGACCAGTCCGAAGCGAGTGACCTGTGTTCCTATTCAGTAAAACAAATTGAACAAATTACTCACGAGGCTTTCAAAGCGGCTGAACAACGAAATGGTAAATTGACATTGGTTGATAAAGCAAACGTACTTGAGACTTCACGTTTGTGGCGAAAAGAGGTGACTCGAATTGCAAAGCAATATCCAAATGTCACCCTTGATTATTTATTTGTTGACAATGCAGCAATGCAAATTATTCAACATCCACAATCGTTTGATGTTATTCTAACAGAGAACATGTTTGGTGACATCCTTTCTGATTTGGCAAGTGTAATTACGGGATCAATTGGTATGCTACCTTCTGCTTCGGTTGGAGGAACGAATGGTCTTTTTGAACCAATTCATGGTTCATATCCACAAGCAAAAGGACAGGATATTGCGAATCCAAATGCGACGATTCTTGCGGTTGCGATGCTCTTTGATCACTTGGGCTTGCCTGAGGAAGCGGAGGTGACTCGGGAATCAGTTGACTGGGCAATGCAAGAGGGGATAGTTTCAGTTGATC encodes:
- a CDS encoding 3-isopropylmalate dehydratase small subunit → NFGCGSSREHAAWAISDYGIRAIISSQFADIFKGNALNNDIIPIELEADELQLVMSYVEKHPDANIDIDIETQSVKIYNGDFSFQKTFAIDPLKKKFIMEDISELEYLLSIKKDVQAFEELNIL
- the leuB gene encoding 3-isopropylmalate dehydrogenase, with product MKKQIAVIHGDGIGPEIVNQAIKVMNSIAFRFEHDFKYIPVDMGACAIERYGVPITDKDLEICASSDAVLLGAIGDPKYDNDPTLTVRPEQGLLKLRQHLGLFCNIRPIETYDLISNSSPLKNHLLTDVDFVIYRELIGGIYFGEKKLNEDQSEASDLCSYSVKQIEQITHEAFKAAEQRNGKLTLVDKANVLETSRLWRKEVTRIAKQYPNVTLDYLFVDNAAMQIIQHPQSFDVILTENMFGDILSDLASVITGSIGMLPSASVGGTNGLFEPIHGSYPQAKGQDIANPNATILAVAMLFDHLGLPEEAEVTRESVDWAMQEGIVSVDLSFESPSSCSRIGDMIANYIEDNGAVFINKRNTEESKGVLI